A genome region from Pseudomonas sp. S06B 330 includes the following:
- a CDS encoding response regulator transcription factor, translating into MNKVLIVDDHPVIRLAVRMLMERHGYEVIAETDNGVDALQLAREHDPDIVILDIGIPKLDGLEVIARVTSTCPASKVLVLTSQAPGHFSMRCMQAGAAGYVCKQQDLTELLSAIKAVLSGYSYFPNQALHSVRTNMGGASEADMVERLSGREMMVLQQLARGKTNKEIADGMFLSNKTVSTYKTRLLLKLNARSLVDLIELAQRNGLA; encoded by the coding sequence ATGAATAAAGTGCTGATCGTGGATGATCATCCGGTCATTCGCCTGGCTGTACGTATGCTGATGGAACGGCATGGTTATGAAGTCATCGCGGAGACGGATAATGGCGTGGACGCGTTACAACTGGCACGAGAGCATGATCCGGATATCGTCATTCTGGATATCGGCATCCCTAAGCTCGACGGCCTCGAGGTCATAGCCCGGGTCACGTCCACTTGCCCGGCTAGCAAGGTGCTGGTCTTGACCTCGCAGGCGCCGGGGCATTTCTCCATGCGTTGTATGCAGGCGGGGGCGGCGGGGTACGTGTGCAAGCAGCAGGATCTCACCGAGCTGCTCAGTGCAATCAAGGCAGTGTTGTCCGGCTACAGCTATTTCCCCAATCAAGCACTGCACTCGGTGCGCACCAACATGGGGGGCGCCAGTGAGGCTGATATGGTCGAACGCCTGTCGGGGCGGGAGATGATGGTGCTGCAGCAGCTGGCACGAGGCAAGACCAACAAGGAAATTGCAGATGGCATGTTTCTGAGCAACAAGACGGTCAGTACCTACAAAACCCGTTTGCTACTCAAGCTCAACGCACGCTCGTTGGTTGACCTTATCGAGCTGGCGCAACGCAACGGTCTGGCTTGA
- a CDS encoding PA3496 family putative envelope integrity protein: MSTVKEDLDVDEEFSPVESDDVEPTVETAKTNLSKRRTIDNLLEERRLQKQLADYDFDL, translated from the coding sequence ATGAGCACCGTTAAAGAAGACCTGGACGTAGACGAAGAATTCTCTCCTGTTGAGTCAGACGATGTGGAGCCCACTGTTGAAACCGCGAAGACCAACCTGAGCAAACGCCGCACCATTGATAACCTGCTGGAAGAGCGGCGCTTGCAAAAACAGTTGGCCGATTACGATTTCGACCTCTGA
- the nth gene encoding endonuclease III: MNAAKRLEIFRRLHEDNPEPKTELAYTSPFELLIAVILSAQATDVSVNKATAKLYPVANTPETIYALGVDGLSQYIKTIGLYNSKARNVIETCRLLIEQHDSQVPQTREALEALPGVGRKTANVVLNTAFRQLTMAVDTHIFRVSNRTGIAPGKTVLEVEKALMKFVPKPYLLDAHHWLILHGRYVCLARKPRCGSCRIEDLCDYKQKTSDD; encoded by the coding sequence ATGAATGCTGCTAAACGCCTGGAAATATTTCGCAGGCTGCACGAAGACAACCCTGAGCCAAAGACCGAACTGGCTTATACCTCACCCTTCGAGTTGCTGATTGCGGTCATTCTTTCGGCCCAGGCCACTGATGTCAGCGTGAACAAAGCGACTGCCAAGCTGTATCCGGTGGCCAATACCCCCGAGACGATTTATGCCCTGGGCGTCGATGGCCTGTCGCAATACATCAAGACCATTGGCTTGTACAACAGCAAAGCACGTAATGTCATCGAAACCTGCCGCCTGCTGATCGAGCAGCATGACAGCCAGGTGCCGCAAACCCGTGAAGCCCTCGAGGCATTGCCCGGCGTCGGCCGCAAGACTGCTAACGTGGTCCTCAATACAGCCTTCCGGCAACTGACAATGGCGGTGGACACGCACATCTTCCGCGTCAGCAACCGTACTGGCATTGCCCCGGGCAAGACCGTGCTAGAGGTTGAGAAGGCATTGATGAAGTTCGTCCCCAAGCCTTACCTGCTCGATGCTCACCACTGGTTGATCCTGCACGGACGCTATGTATGCCTGGCCCGCAAACCCCGCTGCGGAAGTTGCCGGATCGAAGACCTGTGCGATTACAAGCAGAAAACCTCCGACGATTGA
- a CDS encoding Rnf-Nqr domain containing protein gives MTKQWLTAVSLAPLLGATQTLVNASAIAALSVLIIALHQLLMRPLQHWLTARHRMFASVLLAAALVTCLELSLRAWALPLYQALSPYPALIAVQCLVFEYAQGESRSWRNTTRLLVGFAVLCLSLGMCRELLAGWTGLRLAALLPGAFFLMGLLLALYNWACLRRAPPRRQGKR, from the coding sequence ATGACTAAGCAATGGCTGACGGCAGTGAGCCTGGCGCCCCTGCTGGGCGCCACCCAAACGCTGGTCAATGCGTCTGCGATTGCTGCATTGAGTGTGTTGATAATCGCCCTGCATCAACTGCTAATGAGGCCGCTACAGCACTGGCTTACTGCGCGCCACAGAATGTTCGCCAGCGTCCTGCTCGCTGCGGCACTGGTCACTTGCCTGGAACTAAGCTTGCGCGCCTGGGCCCTGCCCCTGTATCAGGCGCTGAGCCCCTATCCGGCGTTGATCGCCGTACAATGCCTGGTGTTCGAATACGCTCAAGGTGAAAGCCGAAGTTGGCGCAATACAACCCGATTGCTGGTCGGCTTCGCTGTCTTGTGCCTAAGCCTGGGAATGTGTCGCGAACTACTCGCGGGTTGGACGGGATTGCGTCTGGCGGCCTTGCTACCCGGGGCTTTTTTTCTGATGGGCTTGTTGCTGGCCCTGTACAACTGGGCTTGCCTACGGCGAGCCCCTCCACGTCGTCAAGGAAAGCGTTGA
- a CDS encoding RnfABCDGE type electron transport complex subunit G codes for MNRVSMRSAVPLLLIAVLSLGSSVIWQHFSAKDIARAQQQLKAQTWLSVLAKQTYDNQPLQTPVALDNPTLAHSQLLAGYRATLAGQPSAVVLHSQLQGYGGALELLIAIDPQGRLLGTKVLRQQETPGLGAKLVEPGNAWLHGFIGASRENTADTAWALKRDNGQFDQLAGATVTSRAVIHAVHDALRYFDEHRQRLLEGASND; via the coding sequence ATGAACCGCGTATCGATGCGCAGTGCTGTGCCGTTGTTGCTTATAGCAGTGCTGAGCCTGGGCAGCAGCGTGATCTGGCAGCACTTCAGCGCCAAGGATATCGCCCGTGCACAGCAGCAGCTCAAGGCGCAGACATGGCTGAGTGTTCTGGCAAAACAGACTTACGACAATCAACCGTTGCAGACCCCTGTGGCGCTGGACAACCCTACTCTCGCCCACAGCCAACTGCTGGCAGGCTATCGCGCCACGCTGGCTGGCCAGCCCAGTGCAGTGGTGCTGCACAGCCAGCTCCAAGGTTACGGTGGCGCACTCGAACTGCTGATCGCCATCGACCCACAAGGCCGTTTGCTCGGCACCAAGGTTCTACGACAGCAGGAAACTCCAGGCTTGGGCGCCAAACTGGTCGAACCGGGCAACGCGTGGCTGCACGGATTCATCGGTGCCAGCCGGGAAAACACCGCCGATACTGCCTGGGCGCTCAAGCGTGACAACGGCCAGTTCGATCAACTGGCTGGCGCAACGGTGACCTCACGCGCCGTGATCCATGCTGTGCATGACGCCCTGCGCTACTTCGACGAACACCGCCAGCGTTTACTGGAGGGCGCCAGCAATGACTAA
- a CDS encoding RnfABCDGE type electron transport complex subunit D: protein MPATDHSERLRSTMLLVLLACLPGVLALLWQHGWGFLFNLLLCTGTALASEALLLKLQQRPVLPSLNDGSALVSATLLAVALPAYAPWWLPVIATTSAIGLGKHLYGGVGKNPFNPAMLGYAVVLLAFAQHMTQWPGAQLLDLGTSLQHVFGWSSSEQPDAWAQATLLDGLRNNRSLTVDELFRSHPGFGHWGGKESEWVNLAFLLGGLLLLQRKVFSWHAPVGLLASLFVLSLLFWNGSGSDSNGSPLLHLFSGSTMLAAFFIATEPVSGPKSPQARLVFGIGIGLLIYLIRTWGSYPDGTAFAVLLMNLCVPALERWAERRQGLPS from the coding sequence ATGCCAGCCACTGATCACAGCGAGCGCCTGCGCAGCACGATGCTGCTGGTGCTGCTGGCGTGCCTGCCAGGGGTGCTGGCACTACTATGGCAACATGGCTGGGGTTTTCTGTTCAATCTACTGCTGTGTACAGGCACCGCCCTGGCCAGCGAAGCCTTGTTGCTTAAGCTGCAGCAACGACCTGTACTGCCTTCGCTCAACGACGGCAGCGCTCTGGTCAGCGCCACCCTGCTTGCCGTTGCCCTGCCGGCCTACGCGCCCTGGTGGTTGCCAGTTATCGCTACGACGAGCGCCATTGGCCTTGGCAAGCACCTTTATGGCGGTGTCGGGAAAAACCCATTCAACCCAGCCATGCTCGGTTATGCCGTGGTGTTGCTAGCCTTTGCCCAACACATGACGCAGTGGCCCGGCGCACAGCTACTGGACCTGGGCACCAGCCTGCAACATGTATTCGGCTGGAGCAGCAGCGAGCAACCTGACGCCTGGGCCCAAGCCACTCTCCTCGATGGCTTGCGCAACAACCGCAGCTTGACCGTAGATGAACTGTTCCGCAGTCATCCTGGCTTTGGCCATTGGGGTGGCAAAGAAAGCGAATGGGTCAACCTCGCATTCCTGCTGGGCGGCTTGCTGCTGTTACAGCGCAAAGTGTTCAGCTGGCACGCTCCGGTCGGCTTGCTGGCCAGCCTGTTCGTGCTCAGCCTGTTGTTCTGGAATGGCTCCGGCTCGGACTCCAATGGCTCGCCGCTGCTGCATTTGTTCAGTGGTTCGACCATGCTGGCTGCCTTCTTTATTGCCACAGAACCGGTTTCCGGCCCCAAGTCACCTCAGGCCAGACTAGTGTTTGGCATCGGCATAGGCCTGTTGATTTACCTGATTCGCACCTGGGGCAGCTACCCCGATGGCACCGCGTTCGCCGTGCTGTTGATGAACCTCTGCGTACCGGCGTTGGAGCGTTGGGCCGAGCGACGCCAGGGGCTGCCATCATGA
- a CDS encoding Rnf-Nqr domain containing protein, whose product MSEFILALISAALVNNLILHHGLAIDPALQTSAADERRRLHALGLATLVLLVLVCNLGQLLYRYLLLPLQLDYLRLFVLLPLCVLLIEPLLGLLSRALPAWPFKGLTPLLLANVALLGLSLQVTEGGYDILQTLAWSLGGGLGFWLALSLFADLRERSDNEAIARSFRGLPVQLIGAGVMALAFLGFNGLFSS is encoded by the coding sequence ATGAGCGAATTCATCCTGGCCCTGATCAGCGCCGCGCTGGTCAACAACCTGATCCTGCATCACGGATTGGCAATCGACCCAGCCCTGCAAACGTCAGCGGCTGACGAGCGTCGCCGACTGCATGCGCTGGGCCTGGCAACGCTGGTATTACTGGTACTGGTCTGCAACCTCGGGCAGCTGCTTTACCGCTACCTCCTGCTCCCCCTGCAGCTTGACTACCTACGCCTGTTCGTCCTTTTGCCGCTGTGCGTGCTGCTGATCGAGCCGTTGCTAGGACTGCTATCGCGCGCCCTACCTGCGTGGCCCTTCAAGGGGCTGACGCCACTACTGCTAGCTAATGTGGCACTGCTAGGCTTGAGCCTACAGGTCACTGAAGGGGGGTATGACATCCTGCAGACCCTGGCCTGGAGCCTGGGTGGCGGGCTGGGCTTCTGGCTGGCCCTGAGCCTGTTCGCCGACTTGCGTGAACGTAGCGACAACGAAGCTATTGCCCGCAGCTTTCGCGGCCTGCCTGTACAACTGATCGGAGCCGGCGTGATGGCCTTGGCGTTTCTCGGCTTCAACGGATTATTTTCATCATGA
- the metG gene encoding methionine--tRNA ligase, which translates to MSEPRQILVTSALPYANGSIHLGHMLEYIQTDMWVRYQKHRGNQCVYVCADDAHGSAIMLRAEKEGITPEQLIAAVQAEHSGDFADFLVDFDNFHSTHAEENRELSSQIYLKLRDAGHIATRSITQYFDPDKKMFLADRFIKGTCPKCAAEDQYGDNCEKCGATYAPTELKNPKSAISGATPVLKDSQHFFFKLPDFQAMLQQWTRSGTLQDAVANKIAEWLDAGLQEWDISRDAPYFGFEIPDEPGKYFYVWLDAPIGYMASFKNLCARRPELDFDAFWNKDSNAELYHFIGKDIVNFHALFWPAMLEGAGYRKPTAINVHGYLTVNGSKMSKSRGTFIKARTYLDHLSPEYLRYYYASKLGRGVDDLDLNLEDFVQKVNSDLVGKVVNIASRCAGFIQKGNDGVMVAGDAAPELTEAFLAAAPGIAEAYEGRDFARAMREIMGLADRANAWIADKAPWSLAKQEGKQDEVQAICAQGINLFRQLVIFLKPVLPLLAADAEAFLNVAPLTWNDHQTRLSNHQLNPFKALMSRIDPAKVEAMTAASKEDLAASQTSVVTGNGELSKDPLSAEIDFDTFAAVDLRVALILKAEAVEGADKLLRLTLDIGDEQRNVFSGIKSAYPDPAKLEGRLTMMIANLKPRKMRFGISEGMVMAAGPGGEEIYLLSPDSGAKPGQRIK; encoded by the coding sequence ATGTCCGAGCCACGTCAGATTCTCGTAACCAGCGCCCTGCCCTATGCCAATGGTTCCATTCACCTTGGCCATATGCTCGAGTACATCCAGACAGACATGTGGGTGCGCTACCAGAAGCATCGTGGCAACCAGTGCGTGTACGTCTGTGCCGACGACGCCCATGGCTCGGCCATCATGCTGCGCGCCGAAAAGGAAGGGATCACCCCTGAGCAACTGATTGCCGCCGTCCAGGCTGAGCACAGCGGGGACTTTGCCGACTTCCTGGTCGATTTCGACAACTTCCACTCGACCCACGCCGAGGAAAACCGCGAGCTGTCGAGCCAGATCTATCTCAAGCTGCGTGATGCCGGGCACATTGCTACCCGTTCGATCACTCAGTATTTCGACCCGGACAAAAAAATGTTCCTGGCCGACCGTTTCATCAAAGGCACCTGTCCCAAGTGCGCCGCTGAAGACCAGTACGGCGACAACTGTGAAAAGTGCGGCGCCACCTATGCGCCCACCGAGCTGAAGAACCCCAAGTCGGCGATTTCCGGTGCCACCCCGGTGCTCAAGGACTCCCAGCATTTCTTCTTCAAGCTGCCCGACTTCCAGGCCATGCTCCAGCAGTGGACCCGCAGCGGCACCCTGCAGGACGCCGTGGCCAACAAGATCGCCGAGTGGCTGGATGCCGGCCTGCAGGAATGGGACATCTCCCGTGACGCGCCGTACTTCGGCTTCGAAATCCCTGACGAGCCAGGCAAGTACTTCTATGTCTGGCTGGACGCGCCGATCGGCTACATGGCCAGCTTCAAGAACCTGTGCGCCCGTCGTCCGGAACTGGACTTCGATGCGTTCTGGAACAAGGACTCTAACGCCGAGCTGTACCATTTCATCGGCAAGGACATCGTCAATTTCCATGCCCTGTTCTGGCCTGCCATGCTTGAAGGCGCCGGCTACCGCAAGCCGACCGCGATCAACGTCCATGGCTACCTGACCGTCAACGGTTCGAAGATGTCGAAGTCCCGCGGCACCTTCATCAAGGCTCGCACTTACCTTGACCACCTGTCGCCGGAATACCTGCGCTACTACTACGCTTCCAAGCTCGGCCGCGGCGTCGACGACCTCGACCTGAACCTGGAAGACTTCGTCCAGAAGGTCAATTCCGACCTGGTCGGCAAGGTAGTCAACATTGCCAGCCGTTGCGCCGGGTTCATCCAGAAGGGCAACGATGGCGTGATGGTCGCTGGCGATGCCGCGCCAGAGCTGACCGAAGCCTTCCTGGCCGCTGCGCCAGGCATCGCCGAAGCCTATGAAGGTCGCGACTTCGCCCGCGCCATGCGCGAGATCATGGGGCTGGCCGACCGCGCCAACGCCTGGATCGCCGACAAGGCACCGTGGTCGCTGGCCAAGCAGGAAGGCAAGCAGGATGAGGTCCAGGCCATCTGCGCCCAGGGCATCAACCTGTTCCGCCAACTGGTGATTTTCCTCAAGCCGGTACTGCCGTTGCTGGCCGCTGACGCCGAGGCGTTCCTCAACGTTGCGCCGCTGACCTGGAACGATCACCAGACTCGCCTGAGCAATCACCAGTTGAACCCGTTCAAGGCGCTGATGAGCCGTATCGACCCGGCCAAGGTCGAAGCCATGACCGCCGCCAGCAAGGAAGACCTGGCCGCCAGCCAAACCTCCGTGGTGACCGGCAACGGCGAACTGAGCAAAGATCCACTGTCTGCCGAAATCGACTTCGACACCTTCGCTGCCGTCGACTTGCGCGTAGCGCTGATTCTCAAGGCTGAAGCCGTTGAAGGTGCCGACAAACTGCTGCGCCTGACCCTGGACATCGGTGACGAGCAGCGCAACGTGTTCTCCGGCATCAAGTCAGCCTACCCGGATCCGGCCAAGCTCGAAGGTCGCCTGACCATGATGATCGCCAACCTCAAGCCACGCAAAATGCGCTTTGGCATCTCCGAAGGGATGGTCATGGCTGCTGGCCCTGGTGGTGAAGAAATCTACCTGCTCAGCCCTGACAGCGGCGCCAAGCCTGGTCAGCGCATCAAGTAA
- the apbC gene encoding iron-sulfur cluster carrier protein ApbC: MSAVTRAAVEAVLRQYTDPYLNLDPVSAGCVQAIDIQGEQVSVQLQLGYAAGLFKNGWAQVLQTAIEGIDGVASARVDINCVIAEHKAQAQIPGLANVKNIIAVASGKGGVGKSTTAANLALALAREGARVGILDADIYGPSQGVMFGIPERTRPQIRDQKWFVPLKAHGVEVMSMAFLTDDNTPMVWRGPMVSGALLQLVTQTAWDNLDYLVIDMPPGTGDIQLTLAQKVPVAGSVIVTTPQDLALIDAKKGVEMFRKVNIPVLGVVENMAVHICSNCGHAEHLFGEGGGEKLASQYDVELLASLPLSMLIREQADSGKPTAIAEPESQIAMVYQELARQVGARIVLQEAAAPAMPNITISED, encoded by the coding sequence ATGAGTGCCGTCACTCGCGCAGCCGTCGAAGCCGTTCTTCGCCAGTACACCGACCCTTACCTGAACCTGGACCCCGTCAGCGCCGGCTGTGTGCAGGCAATCGATATCCAGGGCGAGCAGGTCAGTGTCCAGTTGCAACTCGGTTATGCGGCCGGTCTGTTCAAAAATGGCTGGGCGCAGGTGCTGCAAACCGCCATCGAAGGTATCGACGGGGTTGCCTCGGCGCGCGTCGATATCAATTGCGTGATCGCCGAGCATAAGGCGCAGGCGCAAATCCCTGGCCTTGCCAACGTCAAGAACATCATTGCCGTGGCTTCGGGTAAGGGCGGTGTGGGCAAGTCTACGACGGCGGCCAACCTGGCCCTGGCCCTGGCCCGTGAAGGGGCGCGGGTGGGGATTCTCGATGCCGACATCTATGGCCCGAGTCAGGGCGTGATGTTTGGCATCCCTGAGCGTACGCGTCCACAGATTCGCGACCAGAAGTGGTTCGTACCCCTCAAGGCGCACGGTGTGGAGGTCATGTCGATGGCCTTCCTGACCGATGACAACACGCCGATGGTCTGGCGTGGGCCGATGGTTTCCGGGGCGTTGTTGCAATTGGTCACCCAGACGGCCTGGGACAACCTGGATTATCTGGTCATCGACATGCCGCCAGGCACCGGTGACATTCAACTGACCCTGGCGCAGAAAGTGCCGGTGGCAGGTTCAGTGATCGTTACCACCCCGCAGGACTTGGCGCTGATCGACGCCAAGAAAGGCGTGGAGATGTTCCGCAAGGTCAATATCCCGGTGTTGGGCGTGGTCGAGAACATGGCCGTGCATATCTGCTCTAACTGTGGCCACGCCGAGCATCTGTTTGGCGAAGGGGGGGGGGAGAAGTTGGCATCGCAATACGATGTCGAGTTGCTCGCCTCGCTGCCGCTGTCGATGTTGATTCGCGAGCAAGCCGACAGCGGCAAGCCAACGGCCATTGCCGAGCCGGAAAGCCAGATTGCCATGGTCTATCAGGAACTGGCCCGTCAGGTAGGGGCGCGAATCGTGTTGCAGGAAGCGGCGGCGCCGGCAATGCCGAATATCACTATCAGCGAAGATTGA
- a CDS encoding cold-shock protein codes for MSNRQTGTVKWFNDEKGFGFITPQSGDDLFVHFKAIKADGFKSLKEGQAVSFIATRGQKGMQAEEVEVI; via the coding sequence ATGTCCAATCGCCAAACCGGTACCGTTAAGTGGTTCAACGATGAAAAAGGCTTCGGCTTCATCACCCCACAATCCGGTGACGACCTGTTCGTACACTTCAAAGCCATCAAGGCTGACGGCTTCAAGAGCCTGAAAGAAGGCCAAGCGGTCTCTTTCATCGCTACCCGCGGTCAGAAAGGCATGCAGGCTGAAGAAGTAGAAGTTATCTAA
- the dcd gene encoding dCTP deaminase, with the protein MSIKSDKWIRRMAQEHGMIEPFVERQVRGESDNRLISFGVSSYGYDVRCADEFKVFTNINSATVDPKNFDAGSFVDVKSDVCIIPPNSFALARTVEYFRIPRNVLTICLGKSTYARCGIIVNVTPLEPEWEGHVTLEFSNTTTLPAKIYANEGVAQMLFLESDEECEVSYKDRGGKYQGQRGVTLPRT; encoded by the coding sequence ATGAGCATCAAATCGGACAAGTGGATTCGCCGCATGGCGCAGGAACACGGCATGATCGAGCCGTTCGTCGAGCGCCAGGTGCGCGGTGAGAGCGACAACCGGCTGATCTCCTTCGGCGTTTCCAGCTACGGCTACGACGTACGCTGCGCCGACGAGTTCAAGGTGTTTACCAACATCAACTCGGCCACCGTCGATCCGAAAAACTTCGACGCCGGCAGCTTTGTCGACGTGAAGAGCGACGTTTGCATCATCCCGCCGAACTCCTTTGCCCTGGCCCGCACCGTTGAGTATTTCCGCATTCCGCGCAACGTCCTGACCATCTGCCTGGGCAAGAGCACCTATGCCCGTTGCGGCATCATCGTCAACGTCACCCCGCTGGAACCGGAGTGGGAAGGCCATGTGACCCTGGAATTCTCCAATACCACCACCTTGCCGGCGAAGATCTACGCTAACGAAGGCGTGGCACAGATGCTGTTCCTCGAATCCGACGAAGAGTGCGAAGTGTCCTACAAGGACCGTGGCGGCAAATACCAGGGCCAGCGCGGCGTTACCCTGCCACGTACCTGA
- a CDS encoding succinylglutamate desuccinylase/aspartoacylase family protein, whose amino-acid sequence MHHSTHDILAPVPGIARQIHSFHFGPRGAGKIYIQASLHADELPGMLVAWHLKQRLSELEAHGVLRREIVLVPIANPVGLEQVLMDVPLGRFELQSGENFNRNFVDLSDSIGDQIEAHLTQDPVHNVALIRECLRRALDAQPARTPLQSQRLTLQRLACDAEMVLDLHCDFDAVAHLYTTPEAWPQVEPLACYLGTQASLLATDSGGQSFDECFTLVWWQLQQRFGKQFPIPQGSFSVTVELRGQGDVSHPLAEKDCAAILDYLTQYGAIEGQAASLPALAYPATPLAGVEPVATPLGGLLVFHAKPGQYLEAGQLIAEVIDPLNDRVTPVRNVQPGLMYARSLRRMATAGMVIAHVAGREAYRSGYLLSP is encoded by the coding sequence ATGCATCACTCGACCCACGACATTCTGGCACCGGTTCCAGGCATTGCCCGCCAGATCCATAGTTTCCATTTCGGCCCCCGGGGCGCCGGCAAAATCTACATTCAGGCCTCACTGCACGCCGACGAACTGCCCGGCATGCTGGTCGCCTGGCACCTCAAGCAACGCTTGAGCGAACTCGAAGCCCACGGCGTGTTGCGCCGTGAAATCGTCCTGGTGCCCATCGCCAACCCGGTCGGCCTCGAACAAGTGCTGATGGATGTGCCTTTGGGCCGCTTCGAGCTGCAAAGCGGTGAGAACTTCAACCGTAATTTTGTCGACCTGAGCGATTCGATCGGCGATCAGATCGAAGCCCACCTCACCCAAGACCCGGTGCACAACGTGGCCTTGATCCGCGAATGTTTGCGCCGTGCTCTGGACGCGCAACCGGCGCGCACCCCGCTGCAATCGCAACGCCTGACCCTGCAGCGCCTGGCCTGCGACGCCGAAATGGTGTTGGACCTGCATTGCGACTTCGACGCCGTCGCCCACCTTTACACCACCCCCGAAGCCTGGCCTCAGGTCGAGCCGTTGGCATGTTATCTCGGCACCCAGGCCAGTCTGTTGGCCACCGACTCCGGCGGCCAGTCCTTCGATGAGTGTTTCACCCTGGTCTGGTGGCAATTGCAGCAGCGCTTCGGCAAACAGTTCCCGATCCCTCAGGGCAGCTTTTCGGTCACCGTCGAGCTGCGCGGCCAAGGGGATGTCAGCCACCCGCTGGCAGAAAAGGATTGCGCGGCCATTCTGGACTATCTGACCCAGTACGGCGCCATTGAAGGCCAGGCCGCCAGCCTGCCTGCATTGGCCTACCCGGCCACCCCGCTCGCCGGGGTGGAGCCTGTGGCCACGCCTCTGGGCGGTTTGCTGGTCTTTCACGCCAAGCCGGGACAGTACCTGGAAGCAGGCCAGCTGATCGCCGAGGTCATCGACCCGCTTAATGATCGCGTGACCCCAGTGCGCAACGTCCAGCCGGGTTTGATGTATGCCCGATCACTGCGACGCATGGCTACCGCCGGCATGGTCATCGCTCATGTCGCAGGGCGTGAGGCGTATCGCAGCGGTTACCTGTTGTCGCCTTGA